Proteins encoded together in one Chroogloeocystis siderophila 5.2 s.c.1 window:
- a CDS encoding TonB-dependent siderophore receptor, translating into MTGRFCGVQVILWSIVVSSCIPDVINLSPAWAEQLETAQTHQRKYPATTVDEWMTQIAQAITQINRVEVNATATGLEIVLQTAAGEITVPTTTIVGNDVIADIPNTVLALPEGDQFQQVNPSEGIETVSVFNIPNNGVRVVITGIDAPPTAAIATKPQSLIISVTPEAEEDTIEIVVTGEQDEGYNPSSAATATRTNTPLRDVPASIQVISQQVIEDQGRLRLSDAVRNNAPGVTTSNSYAGTGQGEFIIRGFRQNSNFRNGFRDGQFGFIADLSNIEQIEVLRGPASVLFGQVQPGGIVNIVTKQPLSEPTYTVGFTGGQFNFYRPEIDFSAPLTDDESLRYRLNVAYQNAGSFRDFVNEERLFIAPVLQWDMSEDTTLTLDFSYLYNDPVFDRGVVALNDGSLPLPINRFLGYPSLDDYYETQSRASYRLEHRFSENWQIRNAFFLTSILQTGLRADIGGALVDDRFLPRDYIDSEYLNENFGLQTDLIGRFTTGSIEHQLLIGIDLNRITDQYEDRFAPLPPIDIFDPNYDVAVPEAFEPGYFQTIFTDNLGLYVQDQISVLENLKLLIGGRLDFVWQDQNLFGEESTQSDTAFSPRIGVVYQPIEPISLYASFSQSFFPVVGRSRTNTAFEPERGTQYEIGIKAEINDNLSATLAAFDITKRNVLTSDPIDSNFSIQVGEQRSQGIEFNIAGEILPGWNIIAGYAYTDARVTQDNRLPEGDFLNNVPENALNLWTTYEIQTGSLQGLGFGLGLFFVGERQGQLPNSNLQLPSYVRADAALFYRHENWRAAINIQNLFDIEYYEVAQNRTTIYPGAPFNIRATISYDF; encoded by the coding sequence ATGACTGGGCGTTTTTGTGGCGTGCAAGTTATTTTGTGGTCGATTGTGGTATCGAGTTGCATTCCCGATGTTATAAATTTATCGCCTGCATGGGCAGAACAATTAGAAACGGCTCAAACGCATCAACGCAAGTATCCTGCGACTACGGTTGATGAATGGATGACGCAAATTGCCCAAGCCATTACCCAAATTAATCGAGTCGAAGTCAACGCCACAGCGACAGGATTAGAAATTGTATTACAAACCGCCGCAGGTGAAATTACAGTTCCAACAACAACTATTGTAGGCAACGATGTGATCGCAGATATTCCGAATACTGTGCTAGCATTGCCAGAGGGCGATCAGTTTCAACAAGTAAATCCCAGCGAAGGCATTGAAACAGTAAGCGTTTTCAACATACCAAATAACGGCGTTCGGGTTGTGATTACAGGAATTGATGCACCACCTACAGCAGCGATCGCAACCAAACCACAAAGCTTGATAATAAGTGTAACTCCAGAAGCTGAGGAAGACACAATAGAAATAGTTGTTACAGGCGAACAAGACGAAGGTTATAACCCCTCTAGTGCAGCTACTGCGACACGAACTAATACCCCATTGCGCGACGTTCCAGCCTCGATTCAAGTGATTTCGCAACAAGTGATTGAAGATCAAGGTAGGCTTCGCTTATCAGATGCAGTCAGAAATAATGCACCAGGAGTAACAACCTCAAACAGCTATGCAGGGACAGGACAAGGCGAATTTATTATTCGGGGATTTCGACAAAATTCTAACTTTAGAAACGGTTTTCGCGATGGTCAGTTTGGCTTTATCGCAGATTTGTCTAATATTGAACAAATCGAGGTATTACGAGGTCCCGCTTCGGTCTTATTTGGGCAAGTACAGCCTGGTGGTATTGTTAACATCGTAACCAAACAACCGCTAAGTGAACCGACTTACACGGTTGGTTTCACAGGCGGACAGTTCAACTTTTATCGCCCAGAAATTGACTTTTCTGCACCTTTAACCGACGATGAAAGTTTACGCTATCGCCTCAATGTAGCGTATCAAAATGCAGGCAGTTTTCGCGATTTTGTCAACGAAGAACGTTTATTCATTGCACCCGTTTTGCAATGGGATATGAGCGAAGATACAACTTTAACACTCGATTTTTCCTACTTGTACAACGACCCAGTGTTTGATCGCGGTGTGGTTGCGCTTAATGATGGTTCTTTACCGTTACCAATAAATCGCTTTTTAGGCTATCCGTCGTTAGATGATTATTATGAAACGCAATCTCGCGCAAGCTATCGACTTGAGCATCGCTTTAGCGAAAACTGGCAAATTCGCAATGCGTTTTTCTTAACTTCAATTTTGCAGACGGGATTACGTGCTGATATTGGTGGTGCGTTAGTTGATGATCGCTTTCTCCCCAGAGATTATATAGATAGTGAATATCTCAACGAAAATTTTGGCTTGCAAACTGACTTGATTGGTCGTTTCACAACAGGTTCAATTGAACATCAACTCTTAATAGGTATCGATCTCAATCGCATCACCGATCAATATGAAGATCGTTTCGCCCCTTTACCACCAATTGATATTTTCGATCCAAATTACGATGTTGCTGTCCCAGAAGCTTTTGAACCTGGTTATTTCCAAACCATTTTCACCGATAACCTCGGACTTTATGTGCAAGATCAAATTAGCGTACTGGAAAACTTAAAATTGCTCATAGGTGGAAGACTAGATTTTGTATGGCAAGATCAAAATTTGTTTGGTGAAGAATCAACGCAATCGGATACCGCATTTAGCCCGCGTATTGGTGTTGTTTATCAACCGATTGAGCCAATTTCGCTTTATGCTAGTTTCAGCCAATCTTTCTTTCCGGTAGTAGGGCGATCGCGAACTAACACTGCATTTGAACCCGAACGCGGTACACAATACGAAATTGGTATTAAAGCTGAGATTAACGATAATTTATCTGCTACACTCGCCGCTTTTGATATTACCAAACGCAACGTCCTAACGAGCGATCCTATTGATTCAAATTTCTCAATTCAAGTAGGCGAACAACGCAGTCAAGGCATTGAATTCAACATCGCCGGTGAAATCTTACCAGGATGGAACATTATCGCAGGTTATGCCTACACCGATGCGCGAGTTACCCAAGACAATCGCCTTCCCGAAGGTGACTTTTTGAACAATGTTCCCGAAAATGCCTTGAATCTATGGACAACATATGAAATTCAGACTGGTTCGCTGCAAGGATTAGGGTTTGGATTAGGACTATTTTTTGTCGGCGAACGTCAAGGACAACTGCCTAATAGTAACTTACAGCTACCGAGTTATGTCCGTGCTGATGCTGCACTATTTTACCGTCATGAGAATTGGAGGGCTGCAATCAATATCCAAAATTTATTTGACATTGAATACTACGAAGTTGCTCAAAACAGAACCACAATTTATCCAGGCGCACCATTCAACATTCGGGCAACAATCTCGTATGATTTTTAA
- a CDS encoding ABC transporter substrate-binding protein, whose translation MQIKKLSICLIPILIAACHLNQVPTASYNTASQCRNVDHEFGNTQICGQPQRIIAYDPGSLDLLLALGVEPVGYTGFSQVVPNSLKAGDSINEFGYFSDRLTTSPTYIGNYSSPSLETILKLKPDLILMTYSYGDRTQYDQFSKVAPTLALSGEDFPWQQRLLTLAQVLNREPQAQQVLAQYQQKVAAVKVKLEPISRNNKVLLLYFSRPDHIPISTDKIFAGALLKDLGFQLVIPQRTIDVDGVIRGISLEVLPQLEADIIIVMAGGSEGIRNVKQLWSQNPLLQSISDNVKQVYFVNGYLWAFLDGPIAAEQIMNNVLELMLPASNKLSLY comes from the coding sequence ATGCAAATTAAAAAACTCAGTATTTGCTTAATTCCTATTCTGATTGCAGCGTGTCATCTTAATCAAGTTCCTACAGCTAGCTATAATACAGCCTCGCAATGCCGCAACGTTGACCATGAGTTTGGTAACACTCAAATTTGTGGACAGCCGCAACGAATTATCGCCTACGATCCAGGATCGCTCGATCTACTCCTAGCGCTTGGGGTTGAACCCGTTGGCTACACGGGCTTTTCTCAAGTTGTTCCTAATTCTCTCAAAGCGGGAGACTCAATCAACGAATTTGGTTATTTCAGCGATCGCCTAACAACATCACCAACTTACATTGGTAATTACAGCAGTCCTTCGCTAGAAACGATCCTCAAACTCAAACCTGATTTAATTTTAATGACTTACAGCTACGGCGATCGCACGCAATACGACCAATTCAGCAAAGTTGCACCCACATTAGCACTATCGGGTGAGGATTTCCCTTGGCAACAACGCCTACTTACCCTCGCCCAAGTGCTGAACCGTGAACCGCAAGCACAGCAGGTACTCGCACAATATCAACAAAAGGTTGCAGCAGTTAAAGTAAAGCTAGAACCTATCAGTCGCAACAACAAGGTACTACTACTTTATTTCTCACGACCCGATCATATTCCCATATCCACCGATAAAATCTTTGCAGGTGCGTTACTCAAAGATTTAGGCTTTCAGCTTGTCATTCCCCAACGCACAATTGATGTTGATGGCGTAATTCGCGGAATTTCACTAGAAGTGCTACCACAACTTGAAGCTGATATCATTATCGTCATGGCAGGCGGTTCTGAAGGGATACGCAATGTCAAACAGCTATGGAGTCAAAATCCGCTTCTGCAATCTATCAGTGACAATGTAAAGCAAGTTTATTTCGTAAATGGTTATCTCTGGGCATTTTTAGATGGACCAATCGCCGCTGAACAAATTATGAATAATGTTCTAGAACTAATGTTACCAGCATCAAATAAACTATCTCTATATTGA
- a CDS encoding tetratricopeptide repeat protein, whose translation MRLAQIMTISGIVALVVTVGEGIAAAQTDNFRCFMVTMSGNTINLEHICKVNNDLGSKKLVNLTPIYTQIRQNLDNQNFEEAIEGYTQLLRYQPNNAKVYLNRGLIYWYLDNRQTAIADLEQASRLFRAQGDETYFPATQELIRQIQSEG comes from the coding sequence ATGCGCCTCGCTCAAATTATGACTATTTCTGGAATTGTTGCTTTAGTAGTAACTGTTGGCGAAGGCATAGCCGCTGCTCAAACCGATAATTTTCGCTGTTTTATGGTCACTATGTCAGGTAATACTATTAACCTAGAGCATATTTGTAAAGTCAATAATGATTTAGGGTCGAAAAAGTTAGTTAACTTAACACCTATTTATACTCAAATTCGCCAGAATTTAGATAATCAGAATTTTGAAGAAGCAATCGAGGGCTATACTCAACTGCTAAGATACCAGCCAAACAATGCAAAAGTTTACCTTAATAGAGGATTAATTTATTGGTATTTAGATAATCGGCAAACTGCGATCGCAGATTTAGAACAAGCATCGCGATTATTCCGCGCTCAAGGAGATGAGACGTACTTCCCTGCTACGCAAGAGCTAATCAGACAAATTCAATCAGAGGGTTAA
- a CDS encoding DUF5615 family PIN-like protein encodes MSLKFFLDHCVPTSIGQALQDNGYKVLVLKDHIPINSPDEIVIAKAQELGAILVSLNGDFADIVTYPPAEYLGIISIQLQNHPEIIPLLMQRLVNYLSTQSIMEYYQGKLLIVEVNRIRTRE; translated from the coding sequence GTGAGCTTAAAGTTTTTTCTAGATCATTGTGTCCCAACTTCAATCGGACAAGCGTTGCAGGATAATGGTTATAAAGTGTTGGTTCTTAAAGACCACATCCCAATTAATTCTCCTGATGAGATTGTGATAGCTAAAGCACAGGAATTAGGTGCAATACTAGTCTCGCTGAATGGAGACTTTGCAGATATCGTCACTTATCCTCCTGCTGAATATCTTGGTATCATATCGATACAACTTCAGAATCACCCTGAGATTATTCCTCTGCTGATGCAAAGGTTAGTGAATTATTTGTCAACTCAAAGTATTATGGAATACTATCAAGGCAAATTATTAATTGTAGAAGTAAATAGGATTCGCACAAGAGAATGA
- a CDS encoding DUF433 domain-containing protein → MPVNWREHVVSSSDVLRGKPRIKGTRIPVSLILGYLAAGNTYEQILQEFPDLQIDQIAACLDYARDLASFETVAS, encoded by the coding sequence ATGCCTGTTAACTGGCGCGAACACGTTGTGAGTAGTTCAGATGTTCTACGAGGCAAACCGAGAATTAAAGGAACTCGAATTCCGGTAAGCCTTATTTTGGGCTATCTGGCTGCGGGTAACACTTACGAGCAAATTCTGCAAGAATTCCCAGATCTGCAAATTGATCAGATTGCAGCGTGTCTTGATTATGCCCGTGACTTGGCAAGTTTTGAGACGGTAGCATCGTGA
- a CDS encoding class I SAM-dependent methyltransferase, producing the protein MVLRPNQRQKLDSSDDQQFYAYPRFVTHVDDGFIQQLTDLYRLRLKPNTRIFDMMSSWISHLPEDIEFAHVEGHGLNEEELARNPRLNHYFVQNLNENPKFPLKDQDFDAVLNTVSVQYLQYPEAIFSEIHRVLKPGGVAIVSFSNRMFFQKAIEAWREGSEASRVELVKHYFESVPGFTSPEVIARQSNAPSFLQWLGAGGGDPFYAVIAYRE; encoded by the coding sequence ATGGTACTGCGACCGAATCAACGACAAAAATTAGACAGTTCCGACGATCAACAGTTTTATGCCTATCCTCGGTTTGTGACTCATGTTGATGATGGCTTTATTCAACAGCTGACAGATTTGTATCGCCTCCGCCTCAAACCAAACACCCGTATCTTTGACATGATGAGCAGTTGGATTTCGCATCTACCGGAAGATATAGAATTTGCTCATGTTGAAGGACACGGACTCAATGAGGAAGAATTAGCACGGAATCCGCGATTGAATCATTATTTTGTGCAAAATCTTAACGAAAATCCCAAGTTTCCGCTCAAAGACCAAGATTTTGATGCAGTACTTAACACAGTATCAGTACAATATCTACAATATCCCGAAGCCATATTTTCTGAAATTCACCGCGTTCTCAAGCCTGGTGGAGTTGCGATTGTCAGCTTTTCCAACCGGATGTTTTTTCAAAAAGCAATTGAAGCATGGCGCGAAGGTTCAGAAGCTAGCCGCGTTGAGTTAGTCAAGCATTACTTTGAGTCAGTACCAGGATTTACGTCTCCCGAAGTGATTGCACGTCAATCAAATGCACCAAGTTTCTTGCAATGGTTAGGTGCTGGCGGGGGAGATCCCTTTTATGCTGTAATTGCTTATCGTGAATAA
- a CDS encoding Uma2 family endonuclease, with product MSEITLKELGVALPPTQDELPCDDGIPMETQRHKVQMNLLINGLLPWLDKRSDGYASGNMFVYFSLAQVRNQDFKGPDFFAVLGVPKKERKSWVVWEEGKAPDVVIELLSESTAQADKNEKKLIYQNQLRVPEYFWFDPFNPDDWAGFYLQHGVYQPITPNAQNQLVNQSLSLALQHWHGIHEGVEATWLRWATLDGELLPTSEEQERQRAETERQRAEQAQSLLQQTIRNLLQEGMTVEQVARPTGLSQVQVEQFR from the coding sequence ATGTCAGAAATTACCCTCAAAGAATTAGGTGTGGCATTGCCCCCTACTCAAGACGAATTGCCTTGCGATGACGGTATTCCGATGGAAACCCAACGGCATAAAGTGCAAATGAATTTACTCATTAATGGCTTGTTGCCTTGGCTTGATAAGCGATCGGATGGATACGCAAGTGGCAATATGTTTGTTTATTTTAGTCTGGCGCAAGTACGCAATCAAGACTTTAAAGGACCAGACTTTTTTGCCGTATTAGGAGTACCAAAAAAAGAACGCAAAAGTTGGGTAGTCTGGGAAGAAGGAAAAGCACCAGATGTAGTGATTGAATTACTTTCTGAGAGTACTGCACAAGCAGATAAAAATGAAAAGAAGTTAATTTATCAAAACCAACTACGCGTACCAGAATATTTTTGGTTTGATCCATTTAACCCTGATGATTGGGCAGGATTCTACTTACAACATGGAGTCTATCAGCCCATAACGCCTAATGCTCAAAACCAATTAGTTAACCAGTCTCTCAGTTTAGCATTACAACATTGGCACGGTATACACGAAGGTGTGGAAGCAACTTGGCTACGCTGGGCAACTTTAGACGGAGAATTATTACCCACTTCTGAAGAACAAGAACGTCAACGTGCAGAAACTGAACGTCAACGTGCAGAACAAGCGCAGTCTTTATTACAACAGACTATTCGGAACCTACTACAAGAAGGCATGACCGTAGAACAAGTAGCTAGACCAACAGGCTTATCGCAAGTGCAAGTAGAGCAATTTAGATGA
- a CDS encoding 3'(2'),5'-bisphosphate nucleotidase CysQ family protein yields the protein MKDLKEILAIARSVGWGASYLLRSYYQADINEGNLEIKDKKDGPVTSADLAVNHYILDKLKSSLGDEDFAYMSEETYKSQSPEHFNKPYVWIIDPLDGTRDFIDKTGEYAIHLALVKDKRPVLAIVACPELEKLYYATLGGGTFAETRDGGVKPIKVSDRNQAEDLTLVVSRTHRDQRFNQLLEHLPCKKQKFVGSVGCKIATIIEQEADVYISLSGKSAPKDWDMAAPELILTEAGGQFTHFNGDPLQYNTGDVNQWGGLMASNGHCHAQLCQEAERILAHIDG from the coding sequence ATGAAGGACTTAAAGGAAATTTTAGCGATCGCGCGTTCTGTAGGCTGGGGAGCATCGTATTTGTTACGCTCTTATTACCAAGCGGATATCAATGAAGGTAATTTGGAAATTAAAGACAAAAAAGATGGCCCTGTAACTTCAGCAGATCTTGCGGTTAATCACTATATTTTAGATAAACTCAAGAGTAGCTTAGGAGATGAAGACTTTGCTTACATGAGCGAAGAAACTTATAAATCGCAATCTCCTGAACATTTTAATAAACCTTACGTTTGGATTATTGATCCTTTAGATGGAACGCGAGACTTTATTGACAAAACTGGCGAATATGCAATTCACCTTGCTTTAGTTAAAGATAAACGCCCAGTGCTGGCAATTGTTGCGTGTCCAGAGTTAGAAAAACTTTACTATGCAACGCTTGGTGGTGGTACTTTTGCCGAAACTCGTGATGGTGGAGTTAAGCCGATAAAAGTTTCAGATCGCAATCAAGCTGAAGATTTAACTTTAGTTGTGAGTCGCACGCACCGCGATCAGCGCTTTAATCAATTATTAGAACATCTTCCCTGCAAGAAACAAAAATTTGTCGGTAGTGTCGGCTGCAAAATTGCCACAATTATTGAACAAGAAGCAGATGTCTACATATCTCTTTCTGGGAAATCTGCACCGAAAGATTGGGATATGGCTGCACCAGAATTGATTCTCACCGAAGCTGGCGGACAATTTACGCACTTTAACGGCGATCCTTTGCAATACAACACCGGAGATGTGAATCAGTGGGGTGGTTTAATGGCAAGTAACGGTCATTGTCACGCGCAACTTTGTCAAGAAGCTGAAAGAATTCTAGCGCATATAGACGGTTAA
- a CDS encoding Uma2 family endonuclease produces the protein MTLATQHPTRDITDPSLEASVSINSLEDFITHPVDDAEWVDGQVVEKTGMTVKHGVIQGRLSYYWRSYIMSHGQGGEPCTEAPCRTNKQVRRPDVAYITPELLAQFGQLATFPQSFPLIAEIASPTDFAEELFAKAKEYLESDCAEVWLVFPEAKWILILTQNQHLWFTANDVVSTQVVLTGFSITVQELLA, from the coding sequence ATGACATTAGCTACACAACACCCTACTAGAGATATTACTGATCCATCACTAGAAGCCAGTGTTTCAATTAATTCATTGGAAGACTTCATCACTCATCCTGTAGATGATGCAGAATGGGTAGACGGACAGGTAGTAGAAAAAACGGGAATGACAGTTAAACACGGTGTGATTCAAGGTAGACTATCCTACTACTGGAGAAGTTACATAATGTCCCATGGACAAGGTGGAGAACCATGTACAGAAGCTCCATGTCGCACTAATAAACAAGTCCGTCGTCCTGATGTAGCTTATATTACTCCTGAATTACTCGCCCAATTTGGTCAACTTGCAACTTTTCCTCAAAGTTTTCCGTTAATTGCCGAAATTGCTTCACCGACAGATTTTGCGGAAGAGTTATTTGCCAAAGCCAAAGAGTATTTAGAATCAGATTGTGCAGAAGTATGGCTAGTATTTCCTGAAGCCAAGTGGATATTAATTTTGACGCAAAATCAGCATTTGTGGTTTACAGCTAATGATGTAGTAAGCACTCAAGTTGTCTTGACAGGTTTTAGTATTACTGTGCAGGAACTTTTAGCTTAG
- a CDS encoding sugar kinase: MRESKLGLFVGLITIDFIYLAKSVPRNNQKIVATNYTVTAGGPATNAAIAFSYWNRAKLLGVVGSHPIRNLIVADLDTYHVTLQDLNPTQVDPPPVSSIIVTEATGERAVVSINAVNTQVKGDRLPEDILQEVDIVLIDGHQMTVGSAIARQAKENNIPVVIDGGSWKPGFEEVLPFVDYAVCSANFHPPGCNTTTEVLAYLTSVGIPYIAITQGENPIQYQANGKYNTVAVPQVEAVDTLGAGDIFHGAFCNYILQTSFPDALAAAAGVAAASCQFFGTRRWMDATIKIIFD, encoded by the coding sequence ATGCGGGAATCCAAATTAGGGTTGTTTGTTGGATTAATCACGATAGATTTCATCTATCTAGCAAAATCTGTTCCCCGTAATAATCAAAAAATAGTAGCAACTAACTATACCGTAACGGCTGGCGGTCCTGCGACAAATGCTGCGATTGCATTCAGTTATTGGAATCGAGCAAAATTACTCGGTGTAGTAGGTTCGCATCCAATACGAAATTTGATTGTGGCAGATTTAGATACTTACCATGTCACACTACAAGATCTCAATCCTACACAAGTAGACCCGCCGCCAGTATCCTCAATTATTGTTACAGAAGCAACAGGAGAAAGGGCTGTCGTTTCCATAAACGCGGTGAACACTCAAGTAAAGGGCGATCGCCTCCCTGAAGATATTTTACAAGAAGTAGATATTGTTTTAATTGACGGGCATCAAATGACAGTTGGAAGTGCGATCGCACGTCAAGCCAAAGAAAATAATATCCCTGTTGTCATTGATGGTGGAAGTTGGAAGCCTGGATTTGAAGAAGTCTTACCCTTTGTAGATTATGCTGTATGTTCGGCAAATTTTCATCCACCAGGCTGCAACACTACAACAGAAGTACTTGCTTATCTTACAAGTGTTGGTATTCCTTACATTGCCATCACTCAGGGAGAAAACCCAATTCAATATCAAGCGAATGGTAAGTATAATACTGTTGCAGTTCCCCAAGTCGAAGCTGTTGACACCCTAGGCGCTGGTGATATTTTTCACGGTGCTTTTTGTAACTATATTTTGCAAACGAGTTTTCCTGATGCTTTAGCCGCTGCTGCGGGTGTTGCTGCTGCTTCTTGCCAGTTTTTTGGTACAAGGCGCTGGATGGATGCAACAATAAAGATAATCTTCGACTGA
- a CDS encoding S-layer homology domain-containing protein, whose protein sequence is MFIKHRSLPALLVGLGVITSGFTLISQKPAVAQYPNQYPLFYDLQENWANSCIVKLANQGIINGYPDGSFRPMMYINRAEFAAIVGKAFPQIPRTRRRVEFRDVHVYDWAYNHIAEAYQRNFLSGYPGRVFKPNQRITRSQVLVALASGLNYSPSRNVASTLKTNFADANKIPRYAQSKIAAATERSIVVNYPDVRFLHPNKQATRAEVAAFLCQALATPNEASVIPQQYIVNNPMFLTAQKSFAH, encoded by the coding sequence ATGTTTATCAAACATCGCTCCTTACCTGCCTTATTAGTTGGGCTAGGAGTAATAACGAGTGGATTCACCCTGATATCACAAAAACCTGCTGTAGCTCAGTATCCTAACCAATATCCCTTGTTTTACGATCTCCAGGAAAATTGGGCAAATTCCTGTATTGTCAAATTAGCCAATCAAGGAATTATTAATGGTTATCCAGATGGTAGCTTTCGCCCAATGATGTACATTAATCGAGCAGAATTTGCAGCAATAGTAGGTAAGGCTTTTCCGCAAATTCCTCGGACACGCAGGCGAGTAGAATTTAGAGATGTTCATGTATATGACTGGGCATATAACCATATAGCAGAAGCGTATCAAAGAAACTTTTTATCAGGTTATCCAGGAAGAGTTTTCAAACCTAATCAAAGAATTACTCGTTCGCAAGTTTTAGTTGCTTTAGCGAGTGGATTAAATTATTCTCCTAGTAGAAACGTTGCCTCTACATTAAAAACAAATTTTGCAGATGCTAATAAAATTCCTCGGTATGCTCAAAGCAAAATAGCAGCAGCAACCGAAAGAAGTATTGTTGTTAATTACCCTGATGTGAGGTTTTTACATCCTAATAAGCAAGCAACACGCGCAGAAGTAGCGGCCTTTCTGTGTCAAGCTTTAGCAACTCCCAACGAAGCATCTGTGATTCCACAGCAATATATTGTGAATAATCCAATGTTTTTAACGGCTCAGAAATCTTTTGCGCACTGA
- the rsmI gene encoding 16S rRNA (cytidine(1402)-2'-O)-methyltransferase encodes MQTAAETGILYVVGTPIGNLEDITFRAVRILQSVDLIAAEDTRHTGKLLQHFQIATPQLSYHEHNRHSRVPELVQKLSEGKAIALVTDAGMPGISDPGYELVKACIAANISIVPIPGASAVITALCAAGLPTDRFVFEGFLPAKGKERQQRQEALETESRTMIFYESPHRLRQTLQDFANCFGQDRQIVLARELTKFYEEFWRGSIADAIAHYNQREPQGEYTLVVAGVPPRKLHLTEAEIKAELQKIMAQGISRSQASRQLAKEISLSRSQIYQIALALPNLSSSADDSD; translated from the coding sequence ATGCAGACGGCAGCAGAAACCGGAATACTTTATGTAGTGGGAACGCCTATTGGTAATTTGGAAGATATCACATTCCGCGCCGTGCGCATTTTGCAATCAGTGGACTTAATTGCCGCAGAAGATACAAGACATACGGGAAAGTTGCTACAACATTTTCAAATTGCGACACCGCAGCTAAGTTATCACGAACACAATCGTCACAGTCGCGTTCCTGAATTGGTGCAGAAGTTGAGTGAAGGAAAAGCGATCGCTCTTGTAACAGATGCGGGAATGCCTGGAATTTCCGATCCTGGTTATGAACTGGTGAAGGCGTGTATTGCTGCAAATATTTCCATTGTCCCTATTCCTGGTGCGAGTGCAGTGATTACCGCATTGTGTGCAGCAGGATTACCGACAGATCGATTTGTGTTTGAAGGTTTTTTGCCCGCTAAAGGAAAAGAACGCCAGCAGCGCCAAGAAGCTTTAGAAACCGAATCACGGACAATGATTTTTTATGAATCGCCGCATCGCTTGCGACAGACGCTGCAAGATTTCGCGAACTGTTTTGGACAAGATCGGCAAATTGTCTTAGCGCGCGAGTTAACTAAATTCTATGAAGAATTTTGGCGGGGAAGTATTGCAGATGCGATCGCGCACTACAACCAACGCGAACCGCAAGGCGAATACACACTTGTTGTAGCGGGGGTTCCACCAAGAAAACTCCATTTAACTGAAGCAGAAATTAAAGCGGAGTTACAAAAAATCATGGCTCAGGGGATATCGCGATCGCAAGCGAGTCGTCAGTTAGCAAAAGAAATTTCGCTTTCGCGCAGTCAAATTTACCAAATCGCTTTGGCGCTACCAAATTTATCTTCTTCGGCAGATGACAGCGATTAA